The following coding sequences are from one Scomber scombrus chromosome 20, fScoSco1.1, whole genome shotgun sequence window:
- the LOC134002641 gene encoding sperm-associated antigen 16 protein-like has product MSAAKKNQEQADGADSIDDFQYEELSVDDDWSLTEGEEDLEATVKAIQTRAEASTGSGSERSEAVDVFLRNFLSQMGMKETLDCFQTEWTEMKQKAQLDTERVGVVPDWYIQNQRLDSELRNAQREMEQYRLAASAAAETLVKAQRARDFHRMQHKRVVQEKNVLIEQIKKTRDQCSSYEPAIKRMNEKHQALLRQTMRVTLERDKVLGQASQHSTVPPPHEPSSKDKELKGDIQPI; this is encoded by the coding sequence ATGAGCGCTGCTAAGAAAAATCAAGAACAAGCGGACGGAGCTGACAGCATTGATGACTTCCAGTATGAAGAACTGTCTGTAGACGACGACTGGAGTTTgacagagggggaggaggaCTTGGAGGCGACGGTGAAAGCCATCCAGACCCGGGCAGAAGCCAGTACAGGCTCCGGTAGTGAACGATCTGAAGCCGTGGACGTCTTTTTACGCAACTTTCTCAGCCAAATGGGAATGAAAGAGACGCTGGACTGTTTTCAAACGGAGTGGACGGAGATGAAGCAGAAAGCACAGCTGGATACAGAGCGGGTGGGTGTGGTACCGGACTGGTACATCCAAAACCAGCGTCTGGACAGCGAGCTGAGAAACGCGCAGCGGGAGATGGAGCAATACAGGCTGGCAGCTTCCGCCGCAGCTGAGACACTGGTGAAGGCCCAGAGAGCCAGAGACTTCCATCGGATGCAGCATAAACGTGTAGTCCAGGAGAAAAACGTGCTCATCGAACAGATAAAGAAGACCAGGGATCAGTGCAGCAGCTATGAACCTGCAATAAAgcggatgaatgaaaaacaccaAGCCCTTTTGAGGCAGACCATGCGGGTGACTTTGGAGAGGGACAAGGTGTTGGGGCAAGCATCTCAACACAGCACTGTTCCTCCTCCACATGAGCCCTCCTCTAAAGACAAGGAGCTGAAAGGAGATATACAACCTATCTAG
- the ndufb4 gene encoding NADH dehydrogenase [ubiquinone] 1 beta subcomplex subunit 4, whose product MADYREAPLATRPKTLDPNEYFNLSPDVRRAEEDRAAIRANLKRQYQMQLNNPHRKELIEDPALTRWVFARTNPYTYFKPTYKTSLIGAMFGVVPLFVLYYVFKTDRV is encoded by the exons ATGGCGGACTACCGAGAGGCGCCCTTGGCTACCCGGCCAAAAACACTAGATCCAAATGAGTATTTCAACCTTTCTCCGGATGTACGACGGGCCGAAGAGGACAGGGCTGCAATACGAGCCAATCTGAAGAGGCAGTACCAGATGCAACTCAATAACCCTCACAGAAAAGAGCTCATT GAAGACCCTGCCCTGACACGCTGGGTGTTTGCACGCACCAACCCCTACACGTACTTCAAGCCCACATACAAGACCTCTCTGATTGGTGCAATGTTTGGAGTTGTGCCTCTCTTCGTCCTGTACTACGTCTTCAAGACAGACAGGGTATGA